From the genome of Cryptococcus neoformans var. grubii H99 chromosome 11, complete sequence:
tcccgaacttctccacctctctccttcctccgccgCTTCGCCCTGGCTGGCCTGGCTACCATGGCGAGCCGGGCCACGTTTTTCTGTCATTTCAATCATTTCTCCCTGCCTTGTTCGGGATGAGCTACTTTCTCCgctatcttcttcctcaatctTTTCCCTGATACGACCATTTGAATCGCTCGTGAGTGTGTCCATCCGTCTAACACCCAAgtcgccttcttcgtcgtcgtcatcacGGTTGACAATGATCTCCTGGCCTGGAATAATACGCCGAGCATGAGTTGTCCAGGCAGGCTCATCGCCTCGCGTGTCCATGGAAAGATTTCGTGATCGAGTATAAGTAATGGAATGGACCCGGCGACCAAGAGAGAAAAATGGAATTGACATGCCGTCTACACTGAGTCAGTAGTGAGTGCGACGGGATAGACTTACGAGTTACGATTGAAGACAATACAAGAAATAAGGTGACAGGCATGATGACGTCTTTTAGGCGGTCCACCGCTTCTGTATTCTGTTCAGGCTCCCCTTCTGGCAAAGACGACCGAGCAAGAGTGGAGATGAATACAGCACCGACGCCCATAGGCCCTAACCTCTCATCAGACATGACCCAACCGATACTCACAATAAGGAACTCACCGAACCATCCCGTAAAAAGAGCTTCTCTGAACGTCTTGATATCGGGAACGAATTTGTAACACGCTATTATAGAAGGCAGACGACGAACTAGAAGAATGAGGATAGCCAACACAACCAATCGCCATACTCGGAGCTGAGATCCAGTTAGTTCGTGTATGTGGTAGCCCATGCGAACGTACATCGGGCAAATCGTTAAAATGATTGAAAGGAATGATAGCGCCGATATAGATGAAGGCGGCGCAATTGAAAAGTAGATCAATAACGTTCGAGAACACCGCATCCTCCGTAGCTTTGTTGAAGAAACCGCTGTAATGTCGTCAGCGCAGTCAAGAGATAAATCACAAGCACTACGTACTCCCATGCAAAAGCACAACCGCAAGCGAAAGCAGAAAGCAAATCGTCACTGCCGAGCAAACTTGTAACGCCTACATCGTGGTCAGCTCATTGAATAATCGCAAGGCCGGTCAACACGCTTACCAATCGACAGCACTGCCAGACTGACATACTGGGCGACGTAAGACTGCCTATCAATGAGACGTTTGCGCTCCGCTAACTTCATCAACTTGCGTGCGCAGAATCCCAGGATGGCCCCGATGATAACACCAAGAATAATTTCGTAGACCCTAAAAAGACATGTGAGCGACAAGAACAAAGGTAACTGAGGATGCTCTAGGTTTGCCTACGCACCAAGTCATGTAGAACCATTCTCCGACGGCATGGCCTGGGCTCGCATCGAGTAGGAGGTAGAGGGCGATgtagaggaagggaaaggcgGCCCCATCGTTACTTCCACTTTCTgcggagaggaggtggcGGATGTGGGCGGGAACATGTTTATCGGCGAACTTGCCTCCGATAACTGCCTGGGCCAAGATAGGATCTGTGGGGGTGACGCCCGCCGCAACTACGAGCGAGGCGAGAAATGTTAGGTCAGGTATCAGGCCCCAGATCAGCAGGGCGGAGATCATCCATCCCCACACCATGCACgggccaagaaggaagaagagcgatCGCCAGTGCCGCTTCATGTATGCCTTTCCCAAGCACCAAGATCAGCGCTTTCTCTACTCCAATGAATCACAAGTTACCACCTACCTTGGGCAATTCAACGCCGACGGCGAATACGGATATAGCAATGACAACGCGAGTGAATTCCAATGTAACGTCACTCGcgacctcttcctccccgcCACCCCATCCTGCAGGATTGAAAAAATTGAGGCAATGGGGACCAATGATGATGCCGACTACAGTTGCTATAGGTGCTTCGCCGACATAGAGCTTCTCTTTGATAAACAAACTGATCATGCCAAAGATGACCACAAAGCCGCCGAGGAACGTGTATGCGAGATGAGGGGCATTGACTTCAAAGGGGTGGAAAGCAGTCATCGTGAATTAGCAACCAGCGAGCGCGATACAAGTGGTAGAAGTAGGGCAGCAGGTAGATATAAAAGCTTAGGTGGCGGTCGGCATGCCTATACTGGGTTGTCCTTGTGCAGTGGCAGAGCGCGCCCTTGGTGTTCCGAttcaaaggaaaagggggGCGATCTGGTGGCTGTGCGATGGAATTAAAGGACTGGGACGTATTAAGTATATCTATGTAGGAGAATGATGGAATGATAAATGAGCCATCAACTCCGTCTGCCGCAACCACTAAATTAACACCTGCAAATAAATCATCAGCGATCCGTGCTGCAGGAACGACGCTGAAACGGCCGCCGCGCCAGGAATTGTCCAGCTTTTCGGTCTTGGCATAATGTTAATTAACCCTACTGCCACGCCACATAACCCCGTAAGGCCGAACTATACAACGAAAAAGTGATAGGGGCATCTCGAAGGGGGTTTATACCCAAATCATCCCACAATGTCTCGCCAAAACTTACTATTCCCGACCCTCAGAGCCGCGTTCGCCCCTCTCGCAGGTCCATCTACACCCCGtgccttttcctcttcccagcCATCTCTTGTATCCACTCGCAAGCTCGTCGCAAAGAGACGCAGAGCTGCAAACCTAGCACTGCAAGCTTCCCGAGTGCGCAAACCAGACTCAATAGATCCTGTTCTAGGCCGTGTACAGTACAAGGGGGAGGCTCCTACAAATCCTTGGGAAGGATGTAGGTTACAACGCGTTCTTTTGGATTATAACGCCATTGCCTACTCCATGCCTCCAGATTACACTGCTGGTGAACAACCCCGCTATCTCTTACCAGGTGtgagcaaggaagatgcCGAGCTACTGTTCAGAGCTGTGCCCCATGCAAGCACGGAGCTCAGGTACGCTAGTGGACAGGGTACTGAGAAAACGGAGCAGGAGCAAGCGAGACAGAgcgagatgatgatgagaatcCTGGATTTAAGAAACGCGAGTAAAAATGCGATCAGTGTTTTAAACAGACAACGAGTGATCGATGAGTTTGGGGCGGGTGTTGACAGTGGTAGCTCTGCAGTTCAAGGTATGGTTTGATAACTCGTCTCGTCCTAGGCCCTCTGTTAACGTCTCCCTTAGCCGCGTTATTAACCGCCAAAATTCACAACCTGTTATCACATATTGAAGGAAACCCTAGAGATACCTCGAACAAGCGAGCTCTTCGGCTACTTGTTCAAGAGCGTGCTAGACATCTCAAAtactggagaaggaaacAGGGAGAGGAGGCTTACGATAAGCTTTTGACTGATCTTGGCCTTCAGCGAGAGGCAGTCGAAGGGGAGCTGTTCATCGGTTTTTGAAGATGTGAGTCGTATTTCCACCATCATGTCATAGTCACCATCTCTAGCGTGATGTTTTACCAAACCTGATTTAATGAGCCTGAGCCTTTTGGTCTGGACGACAACCTTTTGTGTACCTGATACTATCTTTCCTATACATATTTCGATAATTATGCACACGCGACGAAAACATTGGCTGATCACCCATCGTCCTTAGAACCGTCATGATTCCAACAGTACCAAAatttctccctcttcaacaCCTTTACCCTTTTCGGCCCTCACTTCGCCCACTattccatcccttccagCTCTGAGATtgatctccatcttcatacTTTCCAACACACACAACACTTGATTCTCCTTCACTTCATCCCCCTTTTTCACCTTTACTTCAATGACAGTTGCAGGCATGGGCGAGACAAGGGTCCCCATACCGCTGGAAGACAAAGATTGTGGGCCTTCTGTGCCCTCCAGAGGCGACGGGTGGTGCGTGATTACATAGTGcgatgatgacgaaaaGATATGCAATTTTTCGAGACCATTTACGAAGGTAGGGATAATGGTACTTTGTATCCTTTTCGGCCCTACTTGAGCAGTGAACTCAGTGGAAGAGGTAACGCAGTTTTGAATCAATTGGCTGTACAAGTCTTGGCCTGCAATTGTAACATGATATCCAGGCTGGACGGGGTTGACGGTGACTTGTTCGGAATCGAGTTGAAATGAAAATGTACGGATGTCACTGAATCGTCTGTGCACCAAGGATGCCCACGGCCCGGCAGGTGCCAGACCTTTCTGGCCTGATTCCGCTCGGAGAACCAGAAAAACTGCTGTTTGTGCCAAGATGTCCTGAGGGACAACTCGCTGTGGGAATAACTCGTCGTGATGTGACTTCACACATCAGCTCAGAAACCAATTCACATGAACTTACTGGTATGAAACTCGTCTCGACTGACCCAGCTGCAAATTGGTCGTGTTCAACGACAGATTTGAGAAACTCGATATTGGTGGAAGGCCCAACAATTTGATATTCTGCCAGTGCCGATCGCAAGAGGGACAGAGCCTGAGGCCGATCTTTACCGTGAACGACAAGCTTGGCAATCTATTTTGGGCGGTTATGAAAACGTTTCTCAAGAGATGACGGCACTTGCCATTGGGTCATAATGGGAACTAATCTCATCACCTTCTTGGAAACCTGTCTCCAGCCGGTGTGGTGTAATAATTGGCGAACGCACATGGAACAGCTTGCCGGTATCTGGCAAAAAATTGCTACCACCTATTGTGAGATTCTCTTTCTTCGTTAGTAATTGTAAAGAACTCACTGCTCGGGTTTTTCAGCGTAGATTCGCGCTTCAAATGCATGACCGATGCAGGGGATCTTGTCTTGGGTGTATGGAAGTGGATTCCCAGCCGCAATCTGTCTTTCACGTGAGCTTTTAACATAACAAGATGCCACGGTCGACTTACAGAAAGCTGCCATTCTATAAGATTCATACCCGTTATCATTTCTGTGACAGGGTGTCTAAAGTCTATTAGCTTGAATATCAACGTGCGTCGTGGCTGCACAGCTCACTCTACCTGTAAACGGGTATTCCTGAATGATATCAGCAAACAGGCTTGTAGTAGCAGTGGCTCTTCCCCACAGGGAAAAGCATACACAGACACTTACATCTCCATGAAGAAGTGCTCGCCCGTCTCAGCATCCATGATAAATTCCACTGTCCCAGCCCCAACGCTGCACTAGTCAGTGAAGTAGGAAAAAACTAACTTACTAATTGATTGCTTTGGCTGCTGCTACCGCCTTTTCTGCGAAGTCTTGTTTCAACGCAGGTGACAATCCTGGAGCTGGTGCTTCTTCAATGATTTCTAGTCGTTCGAGTGAGCCTTGAAACATCTCTCTTACTGAACCCACTAACTTTGGTGTCTTCTCTGTACTGAGCAGTCCCTCTCCCAAAGCGCGACGCAATTTCCATATTGATCGCCGAAAACTTGTACTTCGACGTGTCTTGGTTTCTCCAACCACCTTTCTAGCAAGACTTCATCATTTCCAAAACTCTTCAATGCTTCGGGTTGGGCAGAGAGAAGCTCATCTTGAAGTGTCAAAGGATCACGAACAATGCGCATCCCTTTACCTCCTCCGCCGTGGGTTGGTTTGATAATAAGGGGATAACCTGTCTGCTGAGAGCCTTTGAGCAATGCATCGTAAGATTGGTCCGCCCCATGATATCCCCTGAACTCTGATCATCAGCCTCAGCATTCAACACATAACGAGGCACATACGGTACACATGGCACACCAGCCGCTGTGCTTAGTGTGAGCCACTTTCCTGTCAGATAAGGCCACAGTACTCACCGACCATAATCTCTTTACTCTCACGTTTGCTTCCCATGCTCTTGATTGCTTCTGCCGAAGGTCCGATAAAAACGAGACCCGCATCTCTTACTTTCTCTGCAAAGTCTGAAGATTCTGAAAGAAAACCGTATCCTGGGTGTATTGCCTATTTGGCGAGTGTTAGAGGACCATTTAGAAGGAGCCGAAGAGACATACTTCTGCCCCGGTGAGCTTTGCGATTTCGAGTATTTTTTCCATCTTGAGCTATATAATGACATTAGTTTTTGTTGAATAATGATCTAAAAGCTCACATAGCTCTCCGAACTTGGGGAGGGCCCGATGAGGTAGGCCTCGTCAGCCTGACCTTTTTCATTAGCAACCACAAAATCGCAGAGAGCAGGAAATGAGATACCATAGCAACGTGTTGACAGTTTCGATCAGCTTCACTGTATACTGAAACTGTGACAATACCCAATCGTCGAGCGGTGCGAATGATCGCACATGCTATCTCTCCTCTATGTAAAGTTAGAGCAAGTTTTTGCATTTGCTACCCACCTGTTGGCAATCAAGATCTTTTTGAAAGGACGTTTTCCGACCTTCTGTTCGGTATTGCCGTCGGAAAGGTGGGTCAAGTTGCCATGTTGAGCAACAGTAGAGTATCGGCCTCCACAGAGTGCCCGATTTGCGGCTACCATATGATGCGTTCTGGTGAGGGGGTGGTGTTTGATATATTGGGGCACTGCAAGAGCACCCCGATTGATAAGAATACCTCTCATAAGTCGCATTCGCATTCTGGTAAGTGTCTCAAGAATATACAAAAGGTGAAAATGATGTTTCAATAAGAGCTATCCTCTTATACGTTGCATGTTTCCGAATCAGGGCCTATAACGCGTTGTTGTCACCAGATACTAAGGCCTTCGTCCACAGATGTTGTCCAGTTGACCAGCACGGCGTCTGTCAATTGATGTCGTTCGGCTATAGTTCTTTCCGACGACGAACCTACTATTATCATCACCGACGGTCAGGCCCGCTGTCGGAGCAACTACTGCTCGCGACAGTAATATAACATAATAAAAAATACTACTTTTAAATATTCATTTCAAATTTACTATTATGTTTTCTCTCGTACAAACAATACGCACGACGGACGATCTATAtgtaggaggaagaagtggggTACTATTATTCCATTCCTACAAACTTCCATCCCCTCTAGAATATTTATCTCGATTGGACTAATTCTGGCCTTTCGTTCTTTGtcagcttcttccatccgGCGTTTCGCCTCCCTGTCAATTCCGTTGTTGTCTTTCTCGGAACCACCATGTTGATTGTCATCTTCACCGTCATCTCCCCAGGCACCATCTTCACGATTgccatcatcctcgtccgCTTCCTCCTGGATTCCATTTTCGTACAAATTGCCGTCTCTTCAGCATCTCAGGATATGCTCTCGTCGTCAGCAATAAACAGAGCATCAGTGATGTGCCCCCTGAAGATTCGCAAAGCTTTAGGATGATATTTACCCGAGACATATCGCCTCACCATTTTTTATCCACTTCTATGATCTCCTCCGTCCTCCGAAGCTTCGATGCGCGTACTCTACTTCCAGCAATTCTTATTCTTCCAGAAATCATCAGAgcatccatctccataACATTCTTGGAATGTAATTTGTAGGAGAGATGTGGAGGCACATTATCTTCAATCATCCGCCGGAAGAGCGAACCTGACGGCCACGGCTCGTCGTCGATGGCGGGACCTGGAGGCACTGATGATCTCCGTGTCTACAGGTTGAAAACAGATTGGGTTTGAAGACTCGAAGGATGAAAATTGTTGTTAGGCCACACTACTACATATATGCTAAAAAGCCTCTCAAAAGGTCGAAAAATCTGTCATTTCGAGAAATGGCTCTGTTCGGGCCCAAGACATCAATCTTTGCGTTTTTTCGAGGAGAGGATCCCTGAGACAAAATTACAGATTTTTTAAAGAACAATTAGACAAATAGAAAATTGAGATCCGGAAACGCTCCCAATGGTTGGCATGGTCAGTGGATCTCAAGACGACTGTAATCTAGCCCAGATTCGCTCGCATGACTGACGCCCGAAGCCTGCTTATATGACTTAAGACCGAAGTGCCTTTTATTGCAGAGAATCCTTTTTCAGGAACATTATTCAGGGTATTCCATTCGTTTATCAGTACGTACCGCACCATGTGCGCCACTCCATGGCCTCCACTTTTCGCTCCACCTCCGTATACATTATTGACACTTGAAAATTTTTCCTGCCGCCCGCAAAAGAGGCCAAATTTACAACGACACTGGTGCAACAACAGTAATAAATAAACGATAGGGGGCGTTCGGCAGCGTCGGATAgtcagaaggaaggggagtGATCGTTCGGCGGATCACCGTTTGAATTACCAGCAACTGTTTCCATTGTCAGGCACTAGTTTGAATCGTTCATTTAATAATTCCAATCGCTGCCGAACGCACCTAAAATCCTTTCTAATGCCGGAAATATACGGACTTTCGTGAACGGGAGGGCAAaacaagaaaaaaaaaagtagCGCAACGACCTAAGGACCTGCGTCAAGGTGGAGATACGGTTTTTGTAACTATCTTGGCTTTTGATCCGATCGTGTCGGGACTCCAGTTCTGATCTTATTACTTATCTCTATCTTCCCGCCTTTATCTCGACGTACATTTGAGAGACGTTATCGGCTTCACTCTAGGGGGCGCAGTGATACAATAGTACGATCTACAGGATATCAGCTTGGACACAGAAGGACAGCGCCTGGCTGATATAAAAAAGGTGACTTCAGGATTCTCCCGTGTCTTTCCATGCTTACAGTCGATTTTTTGGCTGTTCCATAGCTTAAATACGGCATTTCATATATTTCGCCACTTCAGACCTCAACATGTCAGATATTGAGAAGGGATTTGAGCCTGTTGATCCTAAGGTCTCAGACTCATACGAGGGTCTTCCTTCCGTTGATGCGGGAGTTTACTCTGAACAGCACAACGTCGGAGAATCGACCAGTCGCTGGGCGAAATTTGACGAGCTGAATAGGAAGCTGGAACATACGATGGGTATTGAGTCGGTGAGTATACGGGAACAAGGCCAGCGATGCATGGTCCATGGTCTGACTCCATGATAAGAGAGGTATCGAACGCGTTTCTGAGTCTGATCGTACAGATACGCGACTTGTGAGTTACTTCTTTGCGATTATTTCTGAAATCCTTCTTAATCATCAATTTTCCCGGTTTAGCATGGAAATCTTTTCATATGGGCAAGTGCCAACACGGTGCTGCCTACACTAGGTAAGGTCGTTCAGGTTTTGATGCTCCATAAGGCTGATTAGGATTGGGCAGGCGTCGGTATCCTTGGACCACTCCTTTTTGGCCTTGGTCTGGGAGA
Proteins encoded in this window:
- a CDS encoding Na /H exchanger AnNHA1, encoding MTAFHPFEVNAPHLAYTFLGGFVVIFGMISLFIKEKLYVGEAPIATVVGIIIGPHCLNFFNPAGWGGGEEEVASDVTLEFTRVVIAISVFAVGVELPKAYMKRHWRSLFFLLGPCMVWGWMISALLIWGLIPDLTFLASLVVAAGVTPTDPILAQAVIGGKFADKHVPAHIRHLLSAESGSNDGAAFPFLYIALYLLLDASPGHAVGEWFYMTWVYEIILGVIIGAILGFCARKLMKLAERKRLIDRQSYVAQYVSLAVLSIGVTSLLGSDDLLSAFACGCAFAWDGFFNKATEDAVFSNVIDLLFNCAAFIYIGAIIPFNHFNDLPDLRVWRLVVLAILILLVRRLPSIIACYKFVPDIKTFREALFTGWFGPMGVGAVFISTLARSSLPEGEPEQNTEAVDRLKDVIMPVTLFLVLSSIVTHGMSIPFFSLGRRVHSITYTRSRNLSMDTRGDEPAWTTHARRIIPGQEIIVNRDDDDEEGDLGVRRMDTLTSDSNGRIREKIEEEDSGESSSSRTRQGEMIEMTEKRGPARHGSQASQGEAAEEGERWRSSGEESSDLANDPETQREVEEGMEEVEDKEGGGRRTPPLAKYREGNHLIVERKVKDSDEVEVEVIRNHFSDNKKTESDRFTHPHRLKSRELDDLLHHLPKSLEHATSRVQNGGKDAVDRLGLGLMAINTPEPSPSIESHGGPRHDYVDGLERTQSPEGLADEDRDSEGRGDVSHGGDYEENEADYEDVPNETRRQRRKKMKPPAIVVSRQNSAGLPRRSIRSRLFGRRQHSSNSPSRAEEGLAPPNPSLLVPSSSPSRPQNIAAEPESILAEDSRGSSSPSQSQNLAIPLTRTLSASRSSPAVRFADDASPSSDTAPGQSNYGTNAPGFKKNPALAMYRSASVQSTGSNKDGPSVSFKEPEIKR
- a CDS encoding small subunit ribosomal protein S15 produces the protein MSRQNLLFPTLRAAFAPLAGPSTPRAFSSSQPSLVSTRKLVAKRRRAANLALQASRVRKPDSIDPVLGRVQYKGEAPTNPWEGCRLQRVLLDYNAIAYSMPPDYTAGEQPRYLLPGVSKEDAELLFRAVPHASTELRYASGQGTEKTEQEQARQSEMMMRILDLRNASKNAISVLNRQRVIDEFGAGVDSGSSAVQAALLTAKIHNLLSHIEGNPRDTSNKRALRLLVQERARHLKYWRRKQGEEAYDKLLTDLGLQREAVEGELFIGF
- a CDS encoding 3-methylcrotonyl-CoA carboxylase alpha subunit, producing MRMRLMRGILINRGALAVPQYIKHHPLTRTHHMVAANRALCGGRYSTVAQHGNLTHLSDGNTEQKVGKRPFKKILIANRGEIACAIIRTARRLGIVTVSVYSEADRNCQHVAMADEAYLIGPSPSSESYLKMEKILEIAKLTGAEAIHPGYGFLSESSDFAEKVRDAGLVFIGPSAEAIKSMGSKRESKEIMVAAGVPCVPGYHGADQSYDALLKGSQQTGYPLIIKPTHGGGGKGMRIVRDPLTLQDELLSAQPEALKSFGNDEVLLERWLEKPRHVEVQVFGDQYGNCVALWERDCSVQRRHQKIIEEAPAPGLSPALKQDFAEKAVAAAKAINYVGAGTVEFIMDAETGEHFFMEMNTRLQVEHPVTEMITGMNLIEWQLSIAAGNPLPYTQDKIPCIGHAFEARIYAEKPEHNFLPDTGKLFHVRSPIITPHRLETGFQEGDEISSHYDPMIAKLVVHGKDRPQALSLLRSALAEYQIVGPSTNIEFLKSVVEHDQFAAGSVETSFIPSHHDELFPQRVVPQDILAQTAVFLVLRAESGQKGLAPAGPWASLVHRRFSDIRTFSFQLDSEQVTVNPVQPGYHVTIAGQDLYSQLIQNCVTSSTEFTAQVGPKRIQSTIIPTFVNGLEKLHIFSSSSHYVITHHPSPLEGTEGPQSLSSSGMGTLVSPMPATVIEVKVKKGDEVKENQVLCVLESMKMEINLRAGRDGIVGEVRAEKGKGVEEGEILVLLES